A stretch of Nitrospirota bacterium DNA encodes these proteins:
- a CDS encoding ribosome maturation factor RimP codes for MSWIEDRINEMAKEVATSQGLALEEVRLMRKGKKMLLRVTIDKPGGVTLDDCERMSRELEALMDVEDPIKGTYTLEVSSPGLDRPIRKPEDFRKHIGKLIRLVTLKKIDNQSFFIGRILSVGEDSLSLIVAEKQVTIPFDDISSARLEVEL; via the coding sequence ATGTCATGGATTGAAGACAGGATAAATGAGATGGCAAAAGAGGTTGCTACTTCGCAGGGCCTTGCTCTGGAAGAGGTCAGGCTTATGCGGAAAGGAAAAAAGATGCTTCTCAGGGTCACAATAGACAAGCCCGGTGGAGTCACACTCGATGACTGCGAAAGGATGAGCAGGGAGCTTGAGGCACTCATGGATGTCGAAGACCCGATTAAGGGGACCTACACATTAGAGGTTTCCTCTCCGGGACTTGACAGGCCGATTAGAAAGCCCGAGGACTTTAGAAAACATATTGGAAAACTTATAAGGCTCGTGACCCTTAAGAAGATTGACAACCAGAGTTTTTTTATAGGAAGAATCCTCTCTGTGGGCGAGGACTCTCTTAGTCTTATAGTGGCTGAAAAACAGGTTACCATACCCTTCGATGATATATCGAGTGCAAGACTCGAGGTAGAGCTATGA